Proteins encoded by one window of Enterobacter hormaechei subsp. xiangfangensis:
- a CDS encoding lipoprotein, giving the protein MKRFLSVALLAALLAGCAHDSPCVPVYDDQGRLVHTNTCMKGTTQDNWETAGAIAGGAAAIAGLTLGIVALTK; this is encoded by the coding sequence ATGAAAAGATTCCTTTCCGTTGCACTTCTCGCTGCGCTGCTTGCTGGTTGCGCGCACGATTCTCCATGTGTACCGGTATACGACGATCAGGGGCGACTGGTTCACACCAATACCTGTATGAAGGGCACTACCCAGGATAACTGGGAAACAGCAGGTGCGATTGCTGGTGGCGCCGCGGCAATCGCTGGCCTGACACTCGGTATTGTCGCCCTGACTAAATAA